Genomic DNA from Desulfosporosinus sp. Sb-LF:
CCCCAGAAGGAACATTTAAGTTCTGCCGTAAGCAACCGATTTCTTCACAATGTAGGAGTCCTGACGGACTCCCGTTATACCCTGTACTCAAAATTTGTCTGTCCTTAACCATTACAGCTCCAACTTGGCGGCGCAGGCACGTTGAGCGCCCGGCCACCACTTGTGCCATCTGCATAAAGTAACTATCCCAACTTGGTCGTTTCCCCGTTGTCATCATTTTGTCCCAAACAACCGGTCCCCTGCATCTCCGAGTCCCGGTACAATATATCCATGTTCGTTTAAACGCTCATCAACTGCCGCAACAAAAATATCCACATCAGTATGTGCATTTTGTACAGCTTTAATTCCCTCTGGTGCGGCGATTAGGCACATTAATTTTATGTTTTTAGCGCCACGCTCTTTTAGAAACGTAATTGCCGCCGACGCTGACCCACCAGTTGCCAACATGGGATCGATCACTATAAGATCCCGCTCCACAATGTCTGAAGGTAGCTTACAATAGTATTCCACTGGCATAAGGGTCTCTGGATCCCTATATAGGCCGACATGTCCAACTTTTGCCGCAGGAATTAAGCGCAACATTCCATCGACCATACCTAATCCTGCGCGCAAGATCGGTACTAAGCCGACTTTACGACCAGAAAGTACTTTTGATTTTGCTAATGCAACGGGTGTTTTTACTTCTATTTCTTGAAGGGGGAAATCACGGGTTACCTCATAGGCCATTAACATCGCGACTTCCTCTACTAGTTCTCTGAATTCCTTTGAGCCTGTCTCCTCATCACGAATTAAGGACAACTTATGTTGAATTAGAGGATGATCAAGAACTTGAAGTTTTGCCATTTTTTGGGTTTCAACTCCTAATCTAAATTTGCGTATAAGGGATACTCAGCACATAACGTATTGACAATCTCCCGCGCTTTCGACAGTTTATCAGTTTCATGCTGTGCGGTCAAGGCGAGGTCTATTGCCTCCGCTATTTGCTTCATTGCTTTTACATCCATGCCACGTGTCGTGACTGCAGGGGTTCCAAGACGAATACCGCTTGTTACGAAAGGACTCTCAGTTTCAAAAGGTATCGTATTCTTGTTTACCGTAATACCCACTTCATCCAGAATTGTCTCCGCAGCCTTCCCTGTAACCCCTTTGGTTCGAACATCCACAAGGATAAGGTGGTTGTCCGTTCCGCCGGAAACTATGCGAAATCCTCGATCCAGAAGTGCTTGAGCGAGGGCTTGTGCATTCTCTACAATACGAGTTTGATATGCTTTAAAGTTTGGTTGTAGGGCTTCACCAAAAGCAACTGCTTTGGCTGCAATAACATGCATCAGAGGTCCTCCCTGGATTCCAGGGAAAATGGCCTTATCAATCGCTTGCGCATACTCGGCTTTACAGAGAATCAACCCACCGCGCGGGCCTCTAAGTGTCTTATGAGTGGTTGAAGTTACGAAGTGTGCATATGGGACTGGTGATGGATGCAATCCCGCAGCTACCAGGCCAGCAAAGTGCGCCATATCTACCATTAATAAGGCACCTACTTCATCCGCAATCTCACGCATTTTAATAAAGTCGATAACCCGTGGATAGGCACTTGCCCCAGCAACCAACATCTTAGGATGATGCTCGTGAGCCAATCTTCGAACTTCATCATAATCAATACACTCAGTTTTCTGATCAACCCCGTAAGGAACGAACTTAAAATACACCCCTGAAATATTGACCGGGCTCCCATGGGTCAGGTGTCCGCCGTGGGATAAATTCATCCCAAGTACCGTATCTCCAGGTTTAAGCATTGCAAAATAGACTGCCATATTAGCCTGCGAGCCAGAATGTGGCTGGACATTAGCATGTTCTGCCCCAAAGATTTGCTTAACTCGTTCACGAGCCAAGTTTTCTACCACATCGACATACTCGCAGCCGCCATAGTAACGTTTACCAGGATACCCTTCAGCATACTTATTGGTCAATACAGACCCTTGAGCTGCCATAACTGCCCGACTGACAAAGTTCTCCGAAGCAATCAACTCAATTTTGTTGCTTTGTCGGTTCTCTTCTAGTTCTATAGCTTTTGCGACCTCAGGATCTTGAGATTCTACCCACTGACGAATATAATCCATCTCTAATTCACTCCTATCAATTGTATATGGCCCGAGGTCCGCCGATGAGGCGGGGACGGGTGTAGGCTAGGGTAAGATGCGCTTCCCCTAGTTCTTTAACATGGATGCGGATGGGAATGGCTACCGGTTGGAGGTGCATGCCAATAAAGGTATCTCCGATGTCTATGCCAGCATGCCCTTGAATTTTTTCAACCATGATTGGGGAAGAGAAATTCTCCCACGCTTTCACTGTCATAGCACCTCCGGCATGTAATGCCGGCAACACTGTAACTACCTCTAAATTATAGCGTTCTACACAGGCTTCTTCCACGACTAGGGCCCGGTTGATATGTTCGCATCCCTGAACTGCCAAGTAAATTCCCTGCTGGTGTACCCTTTCTAGCAAAGGGGGGAGCAACATCTCGGCAATTTCCAAGCTACTTCCTTGTCCAATTCGTTTGCCGATAACTTCACTAGTGCTACACCCTAAGACGAGGATTTGTCCTTGTTTCAAATTTACTTTAGGGAAGAAGGCATCTAGTACGCTATCCCAAATGTTGGCCATTTCCTGTAAAGTGTCTGCGATAACTTTTTCCACGAGTTGGGGTTTCCTCCTCTCTTTCGTCGGCTAGATTTCCTCGCCACGTTCGATGTTGGAAATCAGGTTCACTCGAAGAGCATGCCTGCCCCCTGAAAATTCCGTTTTCAAAAAGATATCCACAATGTCAAGCGCAAGCCCGGTGCCGGTCACACGACCGCCCAGTGTTAAAACATTGGCATTATTATGTTCTCTGGCCATCCGTGCGGAAAAGGTTTCGGTACAGAGCGCTGCACGGATCCCTGGCATTTTATTTGCAGCCATAGAGATCCCTTGCCCCGTTCCACAGATTGCAATTCCTAAATCTGCCTCACCCTTGAGGATCGCATCACCCACTGCAAAACCATACTTTGGATAATCCACAGAGTCCGTCGAATAAGTTCCCATATCCTTAACTTCGAATCCCTGTGCTTCCAAATGCTTACGAATGGCTTCCTTTAGTTCGTACCCGCCATGATCAGCTCCAAGAACAATTCTCACGTTAATTTCTCCACCTTTTCTTAGTTTCAGTTCTACATTAAAGTTACAAATCCCTGCAAAAACACAAAATTAAGCGACGTTTTACGCCGCTAGTGTAGACATCTTTCGCCAATCTTATTCTTAACCCTATACATCTAGTTCTTGGACGCCTACCCCTTATGGACAATATACAATTTCAAACCACTAACCTCAAACCACAATCATTGTGCTCAAACATTAGGAAACTGACTTTTTAAAACTTTGATCAACTCATTAATTTCCTGTGCTGTCTGACGGTAAATCTCAATAGAACCTCCCCACGGATCGCGAACATCTTGTTTTTGATTTCCCCAATCCCCTAAACACCGGATTTTATGTACATGTCGGGGAAAGAAACGCTTCAAGGCTTCTTCTTGTGCTTGGGTCATTGGGATAATCCAATCTGCGTCGGCCATTAGTTCATCATTAATCCTTCGAGCACGGTGATTGGATATATCGACATTTTGTTCTTTTAGAATATCAAGTGCATGGGGACTGGCATTTTTCCCTTCCCACGCTTCCATCCCTGCCGAACTCACCTGAATCGTATTTCCAAACATTGCCCGAGCTAGTCCCTCTGCCATTGGGCTTCGGCATGTGTTTCCGGTGCAAATGAATAAAAGTTTCAAACCCATTAAAAACCTCACCTCAATCGTTAAAAGAGCAATTTGACTCCTATTAGAAACAATGCTAGTCCACCGAGTATTTCAGCTTTATCTCCTAAGCGCGTTCCCATGATACGACCCAAAATCAAGCCTAGCCCAGTCATAAGCCCTGCAATCATGCCTATGATTATGACGGTTAGAAAGATATCTGCTCTAATCGTTCCTAATGAAAATCCTACACTTAGCGCATCCAAACTTACACTGGCTGCTAACACAAAGATTCCAAATCCATTCAAAGAGAGCGACGCGGAAAAGTTTTTATGAAAAAGCATTTCCCTAGCTTCCCCGAAAGAAAACTGTTCAACGGTTGGTCTATAAACCTTATAAAGCATCCGCCCTCCTAACCCAATAAGCACCAGGGCCCCTAGCCCACTTGCGTAACGACCAAGGAAGGAGCCTAGTGTCTGTCCTAGCATCATCCCACCAAGCGGCATGACCACATGGAAAGCAGCCACGACTAACGACAAACGCAACATCATGCGTTTCTTAATTCCTGACAAACCGATCGCTAAGGACAAGGAAAAGGCATCTGCTCCTAAGGCAATTGCCACAGCCACCACCCATGCTAAATTCAATATCCTTCCCTCCATTCACATATGTATATGCATAGGGAAGGGTTGATTAGACGGATCAGTGACTAGATGTGCAGAATTCGATGGCCGGCGGCTTTTTGCAAACGATTCATGATTGCCGTCCCCAAGCCCCGTTCTGCGATTCCTTCTGCTAAAATCAAGTCCATTCCTCTTTCATCACATAGTCGTAACCCCTCAAACAAGTTACTGGCGACTTCTTCTGGTCGATCCTTTGAACCTAAAACAAACAAAAGATCAGGAAACCAATTGTGCAACAACGGCGCGCTCTCTAGTGAGCAAAGAACTCCGACCTTCTTTAACCTTGCATGCCCTCTCCGAATTTCGTGTCCCAATCGTTGTACGACGCGCTCATGGGGACCGCTCAGCAGAATCATTTCTCCCCGAGGAGCATAGTGCCTGTATTTCATGCCTGGTGCTCTGGGAGCTTGATTATCCGTTGGAGCATCCACCTGAACTTCGCCCAATACTGCTTCCAACTGTTCCTTAGAAATTCCGCCAGGACGAAGGATGGTAGGAACTTCCCCACTCACATCGAGCACGGTTGATTCCACCCCAACCAAACATGCTCCCGCGTCAAGAATCAGTGGAATTTTACCTCTCATATCACGCCAAACATGGCTTCCAATTGTCGGACTGGGTTTCCCTGATAGGTTCGCGCTTGGTGCAGCAATCGGAAGCCCAGCTTTTTCGATAAGGCGAAGGGCAACCAGATGACTGGGCATACGGATCGCCACGTTATCAAGCCCCGCAGTTACAATATCAGGAACATTAACTGTTTTTGGCAAGACCAATGTTAACGGACCCGGCCAAAAATGTTGAACACAAAGCTCTGCCACCGGCGTCCAGACCTCCACCAAATTGTTTGCCATAGCACGGTCGCAAACATGCACAATTAAGGGATTATCTTGGGGCCGACCCTTTGCCTCAAAGATTTTGGCACATGCCGAAGCATCAAGTGCATTACCTCCTAAGCCATAGACCGTCTCCGTTGGAAAAGCAACCAGTTCCCCTGCTTGCAACCACTTTGCTCCCTCATTAATTAGTTCCTCTTCTGGGTTAACTCCATCAATAAAACTTCGTTTTGTCTCCATTGTGTTCACCTCGCTAAGATCACTCGGTCACGCCCTGCTAAGTCCGGAAAAACTTGAGTCTTGTAACCCTTCTTCCGGAAAATTTCACACACCGCCTCAGCCTGATTCCAACCGATTTCCATTAGTAGTTTCCCCTGAGGATTTAATAACGATCTAATTTCTTCCCCTAAAAGGTGATAGAAATCCAAACCATCTTGTCCCCCTAAAAATGCCATAGAGGGCTCACGAAAGATCTCAGGAGCACACTGACTATAGTCCTCCGCGGAAACATAAGGCGGATTGGTGACAATAAAGTCCCAAAGTTCACCCCGAATAGGACCCACAAAGTTTCCCTGACGCCACTCCACTGAAACACCCAAACGTTGCGCATTCTGTCGAGCTACATCAAGAGCGTCTTGTGAAAGGTCGATTCCTACCATCTCTGCCTTGGGATAATAATACCGCATTGATATTGCAAGAGCGCCACTTCCTGTACAAAGATCCGCAACCTTGATTAAGTTGTCCTGCCCTTGTCTTTCTTCCTGCTTGACAATATCCAGCCAGGTCTCGACCAGAGTCTCGCTATCCGCACGCGGGATGAGCACCCTCTCATCAACGTAGAAAGATAGGCCCATAAACTCCTGCCTTTTTAAGATGTATTGGAGAGGTTCGTGCTCACCGCGACGAGTAATGACCCTTCGATAGTCTTCTTCTTCTTCTTCGGACAAGACTTGGTCCCTATCAAGGTAGAGCCGATCTCGCGACACATTCAGAACTCCGGCTAATAATAAATCTGCGTCGAAACGGGCGTTTTCAATCCCTTTATCCAAGAGCTGCGCCTCACCCCAAAGCATTCCGTCAATTCCCTTCAAATCGCTAAGCCCCCTACTTGAAGTTCGATACGCGATATTCGAAGCCCGAAAATCGCTTAGGTGGAGCAACTCCACTCGATGTTATTTATGCGTGTAGCTTTATCGACAAAGCGTGTAGCAAATCCGACTGCATGTGCGAACGTTCAGTAGTACATAACCTGCAATTCGAGGCTCGGTCGGTAGACCTACTATTTGATTTCAGCCTTTAATCGTTCTGCTTGGTCAGAGGTAATCAGGGCTTGAATGATCTCTTCTAAATCTCCCGTGAGAATCGTCTCTAAGCGATGCAACGTTAAGTTGATGCGATGGTCAGTAACCCTTCCTTGAGGGAAGTTAAACGTTCTAATTCGCTCGCTCCTATCCCCCGTACCCACTTGGCTACGGCGCTCAGATGCCTGTTCTCCACTTGCTTCTTCTTGAGCCTTTTCCAATATGCGGGCGCGCAGGACACGCAAGGCCTTTTCTTTGTTCTTAAGCTGAGATTTTTCATCCTGACACGATGCAATGATTCCTGTGGGTAGATGGGTCACGCGTACTGCCGATTGTGTGGTATTTACGCACTGCCCGCCTGGTCCGCTAGAACAATAAACATCAATTCGCAAGTCATTAGGATTAATAGAGACTTCCACTTCCTCCGCCTCTGGAAGAACGGCAACCGTTGCCGTAGATGTATGAATTCTTCCCCCAGATTCTGTAGTCGGAATGCGCTGAACCCTGTGCACGCCACTTTCAAATTTTAGCTTGCTATAGGCCCCGTTTCCTTCTATGAGTGTAATAATTTCCTTGTAGCCACCAATGTCTGAATAGCTGGCACTAAGAACTTCTGTTTTCCACCCTTGCCCTTCAGCATAGCGAGTATACATCCTATAAAGATCCCCTGCAAACAAGGCCGCCTCGTCTCCGCCTGCCCCTGCCCGAATTTCCATAATAACGTTCTTCTCATCCAATGGATCTTTAGGCAAAAGCAAAATACGGATCTTTTCTTCTAGATCCTGTGATTGGCTTCGCAACTCATCTCGCTCTTGCTCTGCCATCTCCTGCATATCCGGGTCGAGCTTTTCCGAGAGTAAGCTCTCTGTCGCCTCAAGTTCATGGAGTACTTCCTGATATTCCCTAAATGTTGTAACAAGGTTTGTCATACCAGCCTGAGCTTTGGCATATTTTTGCCACTCACTCTGATTAGCGATTATCTCTGGGTCGCTAAGAAGCTCCGTAAATTCGTCATATTTTCGTTCAATCTCGTATAATTTCTCTAACATCTTTCACACCTCAAAATTTACGTAAGTTCTTGACCTGAATCCAAAACGCCTTTTAAGGCTGCTAAAGCGACCTC
This window encodes:
- the upp gene encoding uracil phosphoribosyltransferase, with amino-acid sequence MAKLQVLDHPLIQHKLSLIRDEETGSKEFRELVEEVAMLMAYEVTRDFPLQEIEVKTPVALAKSKVLSGRKVGLVPILRAGLGMVDGMLRLIPAAKVGHVGLYRDPETLMPVEYYCKLPSDIVERDLIVIDPMLATGGSASAAITFLKERGAKNIKLMCLIAAPEGIKAVQNAHTDVDIFVAAVDERLNEHGYIVPGLGDAGDRLFGTK
- the glyA gene encoding serine hydroxymethyltransferase; its protein translation is MDYIRQWVESQDPEVAKAIELEENRQSNKIELIASENFVSRAVMAAQGSVLTNKYAEGYPGKRYYGGCEYVDVVENLARERVKQIFGAEHANVQPHSGSQANMAVYFAMLKPGDTVLGMNLSHGGHLTHGSPVNISGVYFKFVPYGVDQKTECIDYDEVRRLAHEHHPKMLVAGASAYPRVIDFIKMREIADEVGALLMVDMAHFAGLVAAGLHPSPVPYAHFVTSTTHKTLRGPRGGLILCKAEYAQAIDKAIFPGIQGGPLMHVIAAKAVAFGEALQPNFKAYQTRIVENAQALAQALLDRGFRIVSGGTDNHLILVDVRTKGVTGKAAETILDEVGITVNKNTIPFETESPFVTSGIRLGTPAVTTRGMDVKAMKQIAEAIDLALTAQHETDKLSKAREIVNTLCAEYPLYANLD
- a CDS encoding TIGR01440 family protein yields the protein MANIWDSVLDAFFPKVNLKQGQILVLGCSTSEVIGKRIGQGSSLEIAEMLLPPLLERVHQQGIYLAVQGCEHINRALVVEEACVERYNLEVVTVLPALHAGGAMTVKAWENFSSPIMVEKIQGHAGIDIGDTFIGMHLQPVAIPIRIHVKELGEAHLTLAYTRPRLIGGPRAIYN
- the rpiB gene encoding ribose 5-phosphate isomerase B, which codes for MRIVLGADHGGYELKEAIRKHLEAQGFEVKDMGTYSTDSVDYPKYGFAVGDAILKGEADLGIAICGTGQGISMAANKMPGIRAALCTETFSARMAREHNNANVLTLGGRVTGTGLALDIVDIFLKTEFSGGRHALRVNLISNIERGEEI
- a CDS encoding low molecular weight protein arginine phosphatase — translated: MGLKLLFICTGNTCRSPMAEGLARAMFGNTIQVSSAGMEAWEGKNASPHALDILKEQNVDISNHRARRINDELMADADWIIPMTQAQEEALKRFFPRHVHKIRCLGDWGNQKQDVRDPWGGSIEIYRQTAQEINELIKVLKSQFPNV
- a CDS encoding manganese efflux pump MntP family protein, which produces MNLAWVVAVAIALGADAFSLSLAIGLSGIKKRMMLRLSLVVAAFHVVMPLGGMMLGQTLGSFLGRYASGLGALVLIGLGGRMLYKVYRPTVEQFSFGEAREMLFHKNFSASLSLNGFGIFVLAASVSLDALSVGFSLGTIRADIFLTVIIIGMIAGLMTGLGLILGRIMGTRLGDKAEILGGLALFLIGVKLLF
- a CDS encoding L-threonylcarbamoyladenylate synthase — encoded protein: METKRSFIDGVNPEEELINEGAKWLQAGELVAFPTETVYGLGGNALDASACAKIFEAKGRPQDNPLIVHVCDRAMANNLVEVWTPVAELCVQHFWPGPLTLVLPKTVNVPDIVTAGLDNVAIRMPSHLVALRLIEKAGLPIAAPSANLSGKPSPTIGSHVWRDMRGKIPLILDAGACLVGVESTVLDVSGEVPTILRPGGISKEQLEAVLGEVQVDAPTDNQAPRAPGMKYRHYAPRGEMILLSGPHERVVQRLGHEIRRGHARLKKVGVLCSLESAPLLHNWFPDLLFVLGSKDRPEEVASNLFEGLRLCDERGMDLILAEGIAERGLGTAIMNRLQKAAGHRILHI
- the prmC gene encoding peptide chain release factor N(5)-glutamine methyltransferase; the protein is MKGIDGMLWGEAQLLDKGIENARFDADLLLAGVLNVSRDRLYLDRDQVLSEEEEEDYRRVITRRGEHEPLQYILKRQEFMGLSFYVDERVLIPRADSETLVETWLDIVKQEERQGQDNLIKVADLCTGSGALAISMRYYYPKAEMVGIDLSQDALDVARQNAQRLGVSVEWRQGNFVGPIRGELWDFIVTNPPYVSAEDYSQCAPEIFREPSMAFLGGQDGLDFYHLLGEEIRSLLNPQGKLLMEIGWNQAEAVCEIFRKKGYKTQVFPDLAGRDRVILAR
- the prfA gene encoding peptide chain release factor 1, whose amino-acid sequence is MLEKLYEIERKYDEFTELLSDPEIIANQSEWQKYAKAQAGMTNLVTTFREYQEVLHELEATESLLSEKLDPDMQEMAEQERDELRSQSQDLEEKIRILLLPKDPLDEKNVIMEIRAGAGGDEAALFAGDLYRMYTRYAEGQGWKTEVLSASYSDIGGYKEIITLIEGNGAYSKLKFESGVHRVQRIPTTESGGRIHTSTATVAVLPEAEEVEVSINPNDLRIDVYCSSGPGGQCVNTTQSAVRVTHLPTGIIASCQDEKSQLKNKEKALRVLRARILEKAQEEASGEQASERRSQVGTGDRSERIRTFNFPQGRVTDHRINLTLHRLETILTGDLEEIIQALITSDQAERLKAEIK